In one Gracilinanus agilis isolate LMUSP501 chromosome 6, AgileGrace, whole genome shotgun sequence genomic region, the following are encoded:
- the LOC123251171 gene encoding olfactory receptor 4S2, with protein sequence MDNVNNVTEFIFWGLSQNPEVEEICFVVFTLFYTIILLGNILIIATVCIGNLFSSPMYFFLNYLSFVDICYSSVTAPKMIADLLSLRKTISYPGCMMQLFGVHFFGCTEIFILTVMAYDRYVAICRPLHYMTIMDRSRCNKMLLGTWVGGFIHSIIQVALVVQLPFCGPNEIDHYFCDVHPVLKLACTDTYVVGAVVTANSGTIALGSFVILLISYTVILVSLRKQSAEGRRKALSTCGSHIAVVIIFFGPCTFMYMRPDTTFSEDKMVAVFYTIVTPMLNPLIYTLRNAEVKNAMKKLWTRKIFLQN encoded by the coding sequence ATGGATAATGTAAACAATGTGACCGAATTTATCTTCTGGGGACTTTCTCAGAATCCAGAAGTAGAGGAGATATGCTTTGTGGTGTTCACATTGTTCTATACAATTATCCTTCTGGGTAACATCCTCATAATAGCAACAGTCTGCATTGGCAACCTTTTCAGTTCGCCCATGTACTTCTTCCTAAATTACTTATCTTTTGTAGACATTTGCTATTCCTCTGTCACTGCCCCTAAGATGATCGCTGACTTATTGTCATTGCGGAAAACCATTAGCTATCCAGGTTGTATGATGCAACTATTTGGCGTCCACTTCTTTGGCTGCACAGAGATCTTCATTCTCACAGTGATGGCCTATGACCGATATGTTGCCATCTGTAGACCTCTACACTATATGACCATAATGGACCGGAGCAGGTGCAATAAGATGCTACTGGGGACATGGGTGGGTGGGTTTATTCATTCCATCATCCAAGTGGCACTGGTTGTCCAGTTGCCATTCTGTGGCCCAAATGAAATTGATCACTATTTTTGTGATGTGCACCCTGTACTGAAACTTGCCTGTACTGACACCTATGTTGTAGGGGCTGTGGTGACAGCCAACAGTGGAACCATTGCTCTAGGAAGCTTTGTTATCCTCCTAATCTCTTATACAGTAATCTTGGTGTCCCTGAGGAAGCAGTCAGCTGAGGGTAGGCGCAAAGCCCTCTCCACCTGTGGTTCCCACATAGCTGTGGTCATTATATTCTTTGGACCATGCACATTCATGTATATGCGTCCTGACACAACTTTTTCAGAAGATAAGATGGTTGCTGTGTTTTATACCATTGTCACCCCCATGTTGAACCCTTTGATCTACACATTGAGAAATGCAGAGGTGAAAAATGCAATGAAGAAGTTATGGACCAGGAAAATCTTTCTACAGAACTAA
- the LOC123251334 gene encoding olfactory receptor 4C11-like, translated as MDKMNNVTEFFLLGLTQDPEKQKIIFVVFLIFYFATLLGNLLIIVTIKTSEALGSPMYFFLSFLSFADACFSSSTAPKLIVDSISKKKTISYNECMTQLFAAHFFGVMEVFLLILMAYDRYVAICKPLHYTVIMNHRLCSVLVVWAWIGSCLHSSAQVILALTLPFCGPNVIDHYFCDLQPLLRLACTDTYLINLLVVTNSGAIAIASFVLLIISYIVILYSLRNYSAEGKRKALSTCSSHIIVVLTFFGPCIFIYTRPPIIFSVDKVVAVFYTIGTPFLNPLIYTLRNAEVKNSMKKLFCSRGSSESQ; from the exons atg GACAAGATGAACAATGTGACTGAATTCTTTCTACTTGGTTTGACGCAGGACCCAGAGAAGCAGAAAATTATATTTGTTGTCTTCTTGATTTTCTATTTTGCAACTCTTTTGGGAAATCTGCTGATTATTGTGACCATCAAAACTAGTGAGGCACTTGGATCTCCCATGTATTTCTTCCTAAGTTTCTTGTCCTTTGCAGATGCCTGCTTCTCCTCAAGCACAGCCCCTAAGCTCATTGTAGACAGCATCTCTAAGAAGAAAACTATCTCTTACAATGAATGTATGACCCAGTTATTTGCAGCACACTTTTTTGGTGTTATGGAAGTCTTCCTCCTAATTCTTATGGCTTATGACCGCTATGTGGCCATATGTAAGCCACTGCATTATACAGTCATCATGAACCATCGTTTGTGTTCAGTATTAGTTGTTTGGGCTTGGATAGGATCTTGTCTCCATTCATCGGCCCAAGTCATTCTTGCCTTGACTTTGCCCTTCTGTGGTCCCAATGTGATTGACCACTATTTTTGTGACTTGCAACCCTTGCTGAGACTGGCCTGCACAGATACTTATCTGATAAACCTGTTGGTTGTTACTAATAGTGGTGCCATAGCCATAGCTAGTTTTGTACTGCTCATTATCTCCTATATTGTTATTCTATACTCATTGAGAAACTACAGtgcagaagggaagaggaaagccCTGTCCACTTGTAGCTCCCACATCATAGTGGTTCTCACATTCTTTGGCCCTTGTATATTCATATACACTCGGCCTCCAATCATCTTCTCCGTGGACAAGGTTGTGGCCGTCTTCTATACAATTGGAACTCCTTTCCTGAACCCTTTGATTTACACACTGCGTAATGCAGAAGTAAAGAATTCCATGAAAAAGTTATTTTGTAGCCGAGGGAGTTCAGAAAGCCAGtag